AGCGCCGACGGtaaattttttgtagtaacaggaaccctatgaactggggcgggaattttaaaaccatccctaaaacctaCTAATAATAAAATGGCCTTctctcggtcggggtacctatttagaaacggcaccatctttgccagtttcactggtgtcatccctttttccagctgccccgaaaaactttccttttcccttcttaaagcactttgctgctccatgTGATGTAGCGTTACACAAGGAGCAAacgtgcttgaacctgcagctatttccgaatttgcattggccgtcgttaaactgccaacacaatccgagcctatgactccccgACTGTCCACCCTGACTTCCTCCCTGGGAACCGCTGGCCGAGCTACTCGTCCCGGCCCctccctgaaagggctgcccgaacctaactggggccattacccgcaaccacagccctatgtctttctgatcccaccgaatagacggtcggatcgcttttctttgacgaaactgctcgtcatatctaagccacgtctggcccccatacaccctgtacgcctcacctatcgcGTCGAGGTAACAAAAGAGGCCGGAGcaattctccggcgccttttcaCCTATAACGCTAGCCAGAATAGCGAAAGCTTGCATCCAATTAGAGAAAGTCTGTGGAATCAGTCGCCACCGacgtttctcttcctcctccttcttgtattccgtccttttccctttatccaaattaaatttttctaaagggagaagggaaaagatctcgacgtactCGTCGCGCCAGATCTTTTCTCTGACCTCCTTTTTCAAGTGCGCACCTAGGGGGCCCTCAAAGCAAACATATACCTCCCCCTTCGCTCTGTCATCAAggcgaatcctgtccccttccttTTCTGTCTGAACGCCTACCGTAACAGGAGCTGTTTGCTGCCCCACCGACGATCCCGTCCCAACTCCCCCCGTGTCGCTATCGCGACCACTCACCGCATTGGACGGTAAAGTCCAGGCGGATACCGGCGACGGCCCTGGCCCCGACTGTTGCTTGCGCAAAAGCTCCAATAATCCCCCTAACATTAACCCCAACTCGCTCGCTGCGCCCCGTGTGCCTACCGTCGCCTCCCCGCCCCCTGTGCGCCCCCCCACACTATCTGCCGCTtgcgcaacgcggctaactgcatgtaatgtagtgtccccgtgtgttcgctcacctggctgcgtaggggctgtagtcccaccagccgccgatcctccctccagcggatccgagTCCTCGTCAGACGGTGATCCGCGCTGGCACTCGAGGTCCTCATCTGGCTGCAGTCGCGCCACCGGAGTCGCAGCCGCTCCTCTGCTGCTCGAACTGGCTCCCACGGGCCGCGTGTCCTGTAGGACTGAAAGAAAACTGTGAGGCTGCTCGCCGACCACCACCTCTCCCGGCGAGCGGCCCCACGCTGCTCCAGCTCTCTCCGCCGACGGTCcggtgccaggccccgcccccctggcgGCACGGGACCTGGCGCCAGACGCTGCACCGACCCGCCTGGTGAGATTCCTCCCGGGCCCGcgctccccacctgctgaaatggAAACTgggagccggcccggaggggcccgtgagggactctcaATGCGGCGCCGACGCTGAGGGGTTAAATCAGGGCTCAGCCGCGCTGGGGCGCGAGCCCTCCGTGGCCTCGGCTCTCTCCTCTCCGCTGCCTGTGTTCCGCGCCTCCCCACCGCTGAGGCATTGCGGCCATGCACTGTCCCTGGGCTGCGTCCCGCTGCTGCATCCGTCACACGGCTCCCAGCAGCAGCCGGGCTCCGtcctcttcctctgcccggcgctGCAGCTGATAGAACGGGCGCCGCTTCCTCCGCTCCCGCAGCCTGTGCCGGACCCGCTCCCACGTGCTCCGGGCCAGGGGCCCCTGCATCCAGTAAGCTCACCAGCCAGTCTaagccccgctcctccaccgctgcccggatcctctccatgaCGCCGTCCATACCGGTAAGtcgtcttctgggctcttccagacGCTCCTCTTCGGGCTCTTCGGTGCTTCCagccgtcttcactcttctttactcacgatttcttctctcttcttcctcgctgtctccgtcttcttctcttctgctccttcttccttctgctgccgactgaaactcctcctcctgcttttcccgcactttctaactgctcccccctccctattctcacccccccccacacctctgcactactgttaacccctagcctccccgttaaccctgtcatgtgctgcctacatatatacgcctgcggctaatattccggcgcttctgacctcaaggttggattttagaaaggcagattttattgaactcagaaagaggataggaagaatccaatggctggatgttcataaggaaagaaatgactaagtaggttgggaaatattgtgaagtaagattctcaaagcacaatcgttaacaatccctaaaagaaggaagaatgggaagcatttaaagagaccaggatggatgaacacagaacttgcacacatgttagaGGAAGGAAAATATGATCAaacggaaagagggggaaatatagtcagacctcagctggaacactgtgtccagttctgggcagcccactttaaaaaagacagaaaaactggagcaagttcagagaagagttaccaagatggtgaacagtctgcaaatcatgtcctatgaggaactgttaaaggatctgtgaatgtttagcttgcagaagagaaggctgagaggagacttaaaggggttgtcccgcggcagcaagtgggtctatacacttctgtatggccatattaatgcactttgtaatgtacatcgtgcattaattatgagccatacagaagttatcaaaagttattcacttacctgttccgttgctggcgtcctcgtctccatggttgccgtctaattttcgccgtctagtggccaaattagacgcacttgcgcagtccgggtcttcttatcttctcaatagggctccgtgtagctccgtgtagctccgccccatcacgtgccgattccagccaatcaggaggctggaatcggcaatggaccgcacagaagccctgcggtccacggagggagaagatgtcggcggccatcttcaccgggtaagtaaaaagtcaccggagcgcggggattcaggtaagcgctgtccggtgttcttttttaacccctgcatcggggttgtctcgcgccgaacagggggggggggggttgaaaaaaaaaaaaacccgtttcggcgcgggacaacccctttaataccggtctacaaatatctgaagggctgtcacagtgcagagggatcagccctattctcatctgtacaaggaaagactagaagcaatgggatgaaactgaaagggacgagacacagattagatattagacagcgagagggatcaatgagtggaacaggttaccctgggaggtggtgagttctccttcaatggaagtcttcaaacaaaggctggacaaatatctgcctgggatgatttagtggtcctgcactgagcagggggttggacccgatgaccctggaggtctcttccaactctcccATTCTATGACTCTTTGACCGTATGCACTTTTACACTCACTGCATCgctgccaaaaattgcatgaaaagaaaaacgttgtgatgaagtcccaatcaaaattaacgttttctcgtccattcacacaggcagctgcagcatatcagccaaaatatgcgctgcagtgtgaatgatttttaatggttaactagaggcagctgttttcttttcccgGAGTTGGACGTtacaaaactccctccccctccctttttttttcagcttccatagaagcctatgagagcctccagaatatctcggcaaaagataggtcttgccctatctattcacgcactgtataaaatcggaagccgttttcggtcgccgatgtcctgTTATTCCCGCTGCCCTGATGTTTCtatgtggctaaaaatcgctcatctgaatgattacattggaatccaaggcttcagatgcttgccattttttaatgcagctaaattAGCCCCATGGTCgcatgaataaggcctaactcacagcgactaaaaaaacaacaacctaaaGTACAACAGGAGAATAgctggtttttattttctgttgcttTGTTACCGTCACCTCCAAAGAATTAATTACCAAGAGATCAAAATGTCATTTATAACCCTGACTGAAGACTACAGCTTCTACTGCAAAAGACAAACCCCCAAacagctccgtcaatggaaaaagaaaactgttTTCGGTCCTTGGATGTAGcaatatgtaaaaaaacatttttttgaagtacatttattttgcacaggtattaaaatataaaacatgttactatttggtatcgccataattgtaTCAGCTTGCTGAATAAATAAGTTACATCATTTCTACCGTGAacgtgtttattttaaaaaaagagctGTGTTTTCACTCCAAGAAAGACTTCATGGAATTTTTTGATTCTGCaaaagactaaggcctccttcccacgagcgtgacgggctccgccgcgtaatattacgctgtgaagcccgtcacggcgccccccagagcccctatacttacctgcgggagatagcgtgaaatcgcttccccgcccaccgccgccgcgtcaccgcccgtcaccgcccgtcaccgcccaccgccgccgcgtcaccggccgtgtcacgtgcacggccagccgtgtcacgtgacgcggccggccgcgtcatatggcgtcatatgacgcgcggcggtgggcgggaaagcgttttttcacgctatctcccgctggttacagcgggagatagcgtgaacggacggcttccattgactgcaatggaagccgtcagtgcgtacagcccgtcctcacccgcagaaaatagagcatgctgcgggtgaggacgggagaaatcgcggtgcgtaattccgcggtggaattacgcatcgtgagcattgtgctattaggttcaatagaacctaatagctgcgggcaacgcagcggattttcgccgcgaattacgcggcggaaatccgttcgtgggaaggaggcctaagagacgagcgcctgcagagacgagcgcgtactcacccgtgcccggcggccccggctctttcatgtgccggctgccgggcagccgacgcatgcgcagaccggagccggcggccgggtgagtgacgtatctgcgagccccgcacaaaaataggacatgccgcggtttgtttgctacgcgacatttcgcacggccaaaccgcatccgtctgcataggagtgcgtattgtaatgcactcctatgcaggctttgagcgacggaaatcccgccgcgggaaatcccgccgcgggaaatcccgccgcgggatttccgcccgtgtgcaggcggccaaagcctGATAGgaccgtcaacggaaaaataacaaaacagtaaTGGACGGCAAAACTGTGAAAGCAATTGCTGTGATAGAAACGCCAAAACTGGCAGTGATGGTAAGAGGTTGGGTTTAGAATTAGATAGTttatgcttagagatgagcgagcaccaaaatgctcgggtgctcgttactcgagtcgaacttcccgcgatgctcgagggttcgtttcgagtaacgaaccccattgaagttaatgggcgactcgagcatttttgtatatcgccgatgctcgctaaggttttcatttgtgaaaatctgcaaaacctgcaAAACCagagatggaaacgacacagagacggatagggcaggcgaggggcaacatgctgggccacatttcaggttcccaggtctcactattaagccacaatagcggcaaaagtgccccccctaataatttttacttcggacaaaccctcattagcaaggcataccttagctaagcaccacactacctccaacaaagcacaatcactgcctgcatgacactccgctgccacttctcctgggttacatgctgccaaaccccccccccacgaccctgcatccacagcgcacaccaaagtgtccctgcgcagccttcagctgccctcatgccacacgctggctgcatagccacaccaccctcatgtctatttataagtgcgtctgccatgaggaggaaccggaggtattttaactctacaatttttgaattaatctgagcaaagcagtaggaaaaatttacgatttttattttttgggcaattgtgccaatttaaaaacagggttttttgtgcagtgtacataggaatgaagacattcactccaaaatggatatcaccgtttgtcccgtgttcaggaccattcccattgtggccctaatctacttacaggacacatggcaaggcctataatgcagggaacacccgttggattgcagggcccaactgaataaattccagttccataaattgaactgtgtggtatttctgaagacagggataattacgggggctggtagggatgggtacatggggcaataaagttgggtctccccctcctctcttgctttttggggagttttttgacctcagtggcagggatggggtgtaaagtggcgcactgtgaggcttcgtaattttgcggaggtgtggcggtctcacacagaaggcgcttaacaagctgctccttgagctgcaggaaggcgagcgttcccggggcctcttgtaaattacgtattacaggtagcggtctgaataatgcggGGGTCACACAGCTTGATGAAGTTACGTATaagctgtgggtatatccgcgaccatggagcacaatggcctcTGTGTTGCAGATAtctacagtaaaatagaacctgctgcgttctcttttctgcgagtggattacgtaattctgacccgctaatgtaagcggaattgtgtaatctaatgcatttgattgatctgcgtattaccgtggatcagacgcatgcgggatccgtaattcctatccgggcatgtaagaccggcctaaggtagatcgctacctttttatcccgTGAGCGGACCAGGGACTACCCAACGAAGCCGCTGCTCCAGGCTCCCAGCAACTGTTGGTTGACgggagcaaggaggttttaagtttcctgggctccctgtctcctgtgcatgtgtctgtcattttggtccactggatagcgccgatcgtatTGCTGGGGAGGACTCCCTGCAGCCCGGGTTGACTGGTCCAGTctatcggctacctgcgggcaccgacagcatggagctgtcacatccatagcccaCAGAATTGATGTTTTGCTTTCCCTTCtatcaaaaaaaattaataatagttttacaatatagtatatttacccaaaaatggcaccaataaaaactacagtttgccacgcataaaacaagccctcatatggcaacACCCAAAATAGGTtaaatcattaaggggttaaaggcatttttttttttacttaactgcatgtattttgggctgacaaccaTTTTTTGCAACAAAGTTTCATTTTGTCTTCTGTAGTTTCTACTTATCAATGTATGCCAGTGTGTGCCTCCTactaagacttaaaggggttgtcccgcggcagcaagtggggttatacacttctgtatggccatataaatgcactttgtaatgtacatcgtgcattaaatatgagccatacagaagttatacacttaccccctccggtgctggcgtccccgtctctattGCGccaactaaagctgccttctccttccattagacgcacttgcgctgtccgatcttctgttctgttgaatggggccgctccggcgtgctcacgctggagagctagtctgcgcatgcgcagaagacatgtgcggcgcgagcacgccagagcggccccattcaacagaacaaaagaccggacagcgcaagcgcgtctaatggaaggagagggcagctttagtcggcgccatggagacggggatgccagcaccggagggggtaagtgtataacttctgtatggctcatatttaaaggggttgtcccgcgaagcaaagtggggttatacacttctgtatggccatattaatgcactttgtaatgtacattgtgcattaattatgagccatacagaagttatcagaagttattcacttacctgttccgttgctagcgtcctcgtctccatggtgccgtctaattttcagcgtctaatcgccggattagacgcgcttgcgcagtccggtcttcttcttttctaaatggggccgctcgtgccggagagcagctccttgtagctccgccccgtcacgtgccgattccagccaatcaggaggctggaatcggcaatggaccgcacagaagccctgcggtccaccgagggtgaagatcccggcggccatcttcaccaggtaagtaagaagtcaccggagcgcggggattcaggtaagcactatccggttttcttttttaacccctgcatcgggtttgtctcgcgccgaacgggggggctattgaaaaaaaaacccgtttcggcgcggaacaacccctttaatgtacgatgtatattacaaagtgcattaatatggccatacagaagtgtataaccccacttgttggtgcgggacaacccctttaaggcccatttagacaggatgaatgtcaggcaactgatgcccaacactcgtccctgcatgcttttacacaggagcgagtagcgttgcttcacagcggagcagctgcatgagatttctcttcttgctctcccctgcccctctccactcacttaacacagctgccgttcagtactgaacggctgctatttacactcatcgctcaacgtccatcgtttatgcagcttaaaatcctgttcgctcatcgttcagtgtaaatagcgaaaGTTCAGAACTGAAccgctgctatgttaagtgaatggagagggggggagcgggaggcgaGAAatatcctccagccgccccgctgtgaagcaacaataCTAGCTCCTATGCAAAAGTGGGTACTTGCGggaacgagtgttgggcattgtttgcctgacaattATCTCAGTAGGAGACCTGTCCGTtaggctggactgacagcttaagatgtctttacatggaatgattatcgtttagattcctgcaatccagcgagaatctgaacaattatcattcagtgtaaatgtatgcagggacTGAACGACATATCGTTCCATGTGAATGGAAGTCGGTGGGCATGAACAATCaccagctccacctccatttagccAACAACGCCCTGGCATCAGCGCTGGGACACCCTGCTGGGCATCTGTTGGCCAacatatcgtcccgtgtaaaagatcccttagattccctctgctctctattaCACCTCATGGCTGGGTTCCATCGGGATGGAAGTCTCGTGGAACGTCTGCAGTGGAACCACACGGACATTCTGCAATATTTCCGCAGCGTAAAGGCTGCTTCAAACCCCGCGTCATTTGGCGCAGATATAAAGTGATCTTTCAGCCTgcatgctgctgcagaaatctctcaacatagagagaaaagagcccgcagtggaaactGCGCCAAAACTGACATGACGCAGATTTGAATTCCGCACCGAAAGTCAGTTTCCCTGTGGCTTCGTGTGAAttagatttttgcaaatcccgtccattttgctgttcagtcttaggtttaagaatgtatgtggaaagtccgcacggaaagtccgcagcaattccgcccaGCCCATCAGCTAATGTTTTATGGTcctaaattagctgataacaaggtgcaggaaaggagagagcagagggaaacaaaGCCGGATCTCCCCCTGAGCCTTAAGACCTCcgtttatatatacagatagtccccaacttgtGAACGGTCGAGTTacgaatggggtcatttgtgggggttctctatggttttagccgctacaagtgtgctatggggcataaaaggccttcaagcaaaatttctgttctgaaagccaccaactgctcctttcattttgggcccctttgtggactcagatataacattagggccacaatgggtatgtttctgaaaacagcacaaacaggggtatccattttgggtgtcaatcctcatttttatgtgcactatagaaaaaaatatgtctttaaaatgacatatttgtagagatgagcgagcaccaaaatgctcgggtgctcgttactcgagacgaacttttcgcgatgctcgagggttcatttcgagtaacgaaccccattgaagtcaatgggcgactcgagcatttttgtatatcgccgatgctcgctaaggtttccatttgtaaagATCTGAGAAattaaagaaagtgatgggagcgacacagaaatggatagggcaggcgaggggcaacatgttgggctgcatctcaagttcccaggtcccaccattaagccacaatagcggcaagagtggacccccctcccaacaatttttacttctgaaaaaccctcattagcaaggcataccttagctaagcaccacactacctccaacaaagcacaatcactgcctgcatgacactccgctgccacttctcatgggttacatgctgcccaacccccccccccccccgcacgac
This region of Eleutherodactylus coqui strain aEleCoq1 chromosome 5, aEleCoq1.hap1, whole genome shotgun sequence genomic DNA includes:
- the LOC136628478 gene encoding uncharacterized protein translates to MDGVMERIRAAVEERGLDWLVSLLDAGAPGPEHVGAGPAQAAGAEEAAPVLSAAAPGRGRGRSPAAAGSRVTDAAAGRSPGTVHGRNASAVGRRGTQAAERREPRPRRARAPARLSPDLTPQRRRRIESPSRAPPGRLPVSISAGGERGPGRNLTRRVGAASGARSRAARGAGPGTGPSAERAGAAWGRSPGEVVVGEQPHSFLSVLQDTRPVGASSSSRGAAATPVARLQPDEDLECQRGSPSDEDSDPLEGGSAAGGTTAPTQPDPCAALVWIMGHSYVFWGGERAKVRPNGRQLRLSKDAAVLRWIGVRGMAWSRVLQDVQRLVSLDRTPDILVLHVGGNDLGRRPFRELGRDIRYDMLRLLQMYRSLILVWSEMVPRKVWRNVRSVRGIDKARIKVNREVSRFVVRNGGVAVRHIDLEKGAGNYWRGDGVHLNEIGTDLWLEGIQEGIERALVLWGAAQA